From the Papaver somniferum cultivar HN1 chromosome 2, ASM357369v1, whole genome shotgun sequence genome, the window ATTGATATCTCAAAAGTTcgattgatcaaacaaaaacAACTAGTATTTCAAGTTTTATGTCACTCCTAGATATTATCAATTTTGTTTCTTGGAAGATATGGTTGAAAAACTACTGCTATAACGAGAGTTACATTACTGATATTGCTAAATGTCATGACAACGTGTCGATGTTTCTTATAACTTTCTTGTTACACTCCAGCATAGTTTATAGGTCGACTAGatcttaacccgtgccgtaacggcacaggCATACATTGGTTTTTAGATCCGGATCCAATGATTGTTGTGTTGAGCATGATTAGAAGTTGTTCAGTCTGAAATCAAGTTTATATAATCAAGTATACACCAATTCAATCTATGATCATTTAATTTATATGTACACTATTCAGTAGCAACTTACTATATGAAAACCATCAACTACAATATAATAAATGACAACGTGGAATAATCACCAGTGTGAAATAAAAgagtataataaaaaaaaaccatctaAAATTGGTTTCCGAAAACTACCAAACAGTATTCGAGTACCGCCGACAAACATTATAAATTTTTATGCTAGCATAGCTATGTCttaagaaattaatcatgtccATAATTCTATTTTAGATTTTTATACTTGTAGGTTGAAATGATAATTAATATCGTCAACAGCTACCAAAGGCTCCAAAGTGAAACATAGTTGTAAGGGCATGGGCACTTTATTTTTGGTAATGTATTAAGCGTGAGGATAAAACTTTCCTTTTGAATAAGCTAAGTAATAACATACATGAGTTTCAAGAAAATGAAGTTAAACATCCCACTACTAATATATTCCTACACATCGTCTTGGAACCACACGAGCCCGCAAGAAGCAATCTTCAAGTGCAGTCAACCAAAATAGTTGGATCGTGACCtttaaaataatgaaaaaaatttGTGCACTCTTCCACCACATCTTCAAAATGTGTCCTTAACTCTTTGACGAAAGCTAAGGTTGAAACTGCAATAACTGGCTTCTTAGTTGTTGTTTCACTTGTAATGATACAAACTTGCAGCACACAAACAAAtgcgtccaaaaaaaaaaatcagttatgCTATATTGTTTGTCTACCTGTACAAAACGTGAATGAAACTGTTATGCATATGAGCCAGTCATGTAAGTTCATTTTAGTCATCAATAATGATATACAAACCACTGAATCCTTTCTCTAAATTTCTCAGAATATTCAAAAAGCACATCCACAACTCCAATGTGGTCAAATGTTAACAATTCTTGGCTAAGCCAATGATCATATACCATTGTCTGAGCAAGTGAAAGTAGAAGATTGTACTTGGAAATGACTAAGCACCACATATATATGCTGACATAAGTATGATGCAGTAAAAAACTAAAATTAATGCAGTGATAATAATTCACATTCATTTGACCATGCCAAAGAAAACCCCCGATTTATAGTTTAAATATTCTACCccaatctaaagaaaaaaaaatttagagaaGAAACGAAAAAGTTCGTCATCCATGCCACCTTAGCAAATGATCAATAATAACAAAGATTCTATGTATCATTTAGCTAAAAAATCACATTACCGATCAAGGGGAATCTGCGACAGGACTTTTATCTTGGAAAAAGGATAATGAGTCCATTGATGACTTTGTAAAGAGAAAACATATATAGGTGGAAGTGAATACATTAAACTAAATTGTATATAAACGCATAGAGGAAGATTTATTTTTACAACTCACATAGTTTCCTCAATCACAAATGATTTATAGTTCATGTTTGACAAATAAACTTTTAGAACTTATTTATCAGGGGCATAAGAAGATCCCACTTGATTAACTTCAGTTCATCCAGTTGTAACCGCACTCAGTTATCTGGATGACCAGCGTTTTCATATAGTAAATTTTTGAAAACAATCAGATACCGGCGGTACATGCCCTAACATATCTAGTAAATaacaatataaaagaaaaaacgCCAGCGAATACAACAGTTTAAGTATAAAACCTTAATTAACATACTCTTCGAACTGGACAATGTAGTTGTTGTGCAATTCTATAAATTTCCGGCGGGTTTGAACTTCGAACCAACCTAGAAGACATCTTAACTTCTACCATCTTTCACACACTGTGTTTCGGAGACAAACCATCAAGAACCCATAATAGTTAAGATTAAAGTTTCTGCTGCCATAACTTTTAGCTTGTAAATAGATAATCACAAAACTAGAAATGTTTAAGCAAGTGTATTTCATGGAAAACATACTATTGCAATGGATATTTCGTAAGTAAGAACTCAAACAACAAACTGTAAGATGCTTAAATGGTGGATCATCTAACAAAATTAAATAGAGGGATTGAGAAGTTAAGGGATTTTTATGGTAATATGTGAAAATGTCCTGATTTGTTGAATGCCGTTAAGAATCAAGATTTTATACATGGATCATTATTTAACTTGATGATTGCAAACATATGAGGAAATTTCTAGGGAATGAGTAacgatacaaaaataaaaatacctgCACCTCGTCCATTTTCTTCATAACTTTATCGAGTATAACATGCTTATTATCTATCCACGGTGTTGCTACAATGGTTACAAAGAACTGGGCGGCATTAGTTTTTTACCGCACATTAATTATCCATGGACAGGGTGAAAGGTTTATCATGCCTTAACCATTTTTCATATGTAAGCTCTTCGTAACAACCTGATTCTAGAAAGAACAGATAATGATAACAATCTGAGACGGAGAGGAAATAAAAGAGAACTTCGCTGTTATAAGCTTCTAATCATATGATCCTAGAAGAAAACCGAATTAAATTTGTAACATACTATTGTTAATCAGCAATAGAAGTTACTGTTTGTAGAATACATCCTCGAATTCCCTACCCTAAATAGACTTCCTACCATCGCCGTCTCCCCGAGGATCTCCagtatatatatatcatatatatatCATAAAGCCTCTGATAATTCTCCAGAAGGAAGATTAGATTATCTCAATAATAACCATTACTGCAGCCAGTGGTGAGTTTCTCCATAGTTTTTGAGCATTTTTCTGGGTACAGTTTAATGTTAATATCGCCAAGTGATGTGTGCGTAatctgaatcaaaagggaaaaacatggattatataacaaaaataaagtaCAAAGAACCCATTACATTCTCCAGAAGATTAATCAATCCAATAGTACAAAGAACCCATTACATTCTCCAGaagattaatcaatccaatttcaaCCTGATAGATCCTGCAGAGATGTAAAAATTGACACAAAGTGAGAAGTTCATGAAAAATCTTTTGAAAGACACATATGAGAAGGTACAGAGTCCATAATGCAATTTCGAGTATGGATTTACTCGTCGCCATTTTCTTGGTTGCACTAAAAATATTACCCGATGACAAATCAAAATCGGATAAAAGCCTAGTGGAAAGAATGAGATTACCTTTATATTTTCCCAGTTTCAGATGCGTCCGCAAGTTCATAAACTGCATCAAAGTTTTCATAATTTGATCTTATTTGGTCGTTCATAATTTCAACTAAATTTTACTTATATGCGATTTTGTCCCTAACTGTGTCAGAAACTAAACAATTATGAACAAAAACTATACAAATTTAACCACATTATCATTCAACAATGTGCCAAAGTGGTGTACTTTAATTCAGATTAAAGATGAATGCAATGATGATGGGTATATCAATAATGTCATCTGTACGTAAACATTTTGTTCCTCAGTCGATATATGCACCTAATGCATCCAGTAATTGTGAAATTAAAAATGCAACTAATAGTGGATCAACTTAACAAAGAAACTCAATTTGCAATAGATTTCCATGAAATCCATAACTTTACACACAAACAGAGGATTAGATGAGCTCTAATAAAATGCATCTAGTAATTCTGATATTGAGACTCAATTGAAATTAAAGACATATCAAAAGTCCAAACCTGAAAacaaaaattctgaaaaatcAACTTAATGCATTTAGTATTTTTTAATTGACCATCCCAAACTTCATCGTGAGATTCAGCACCACCAAGGGTTTCATATTGGGTACTTGGTTGTATCCTTCTTGTGATGATAACTGATGATATTTCAGAAGccttcaaaacaaaatgaaatacTTAATCCACTTCAAACCTcccataaaaaaaaaaccataaagaTATCAAAACTTACCACGTTTACTGAAATCAAAATAGTATGATACTACTTTAGTCAGGATTTAATTGCCagcttaaacacaaatcaaataAAGATAAATGGATTCGTTCCTAAAGGTTCCATAGTCAGGGCCGTGGTCAGAACCCAACTTATTTCATAGTAAAACTTTTCAGTAATTATCAGGATGGAAGTATTTGAAAATCAGTGAAGAAAGTATACGTCTCCCTATTTCTCTCTCtatctttgtttttttattttttgatgggACTGATTACCTAAAAATAATGAAGGTCTTGGGTAACTCACAATGGTAGATAATGGAGACTTCACGATCTTTCCTGAAATTTTTAAGGTTTCAGTAAGGTTCTTCCTTGAAGGTAGGAAGTAGAAGAATTCGAGGGTAGAGGATTTAGGGTAGATGTAGAGAACGATTGAAAGCCCAAGTTTACTGATTCGTCTCCCTAAAAGCTAAGGCATATGTGCAGAAAAGGGGTTTGGTCTGGGCAACCACGGTCATGGATTTATCTTTCTCAGAATGCTTTCCATTTTTCCATTAAACAGTAGACCCATTAATTCTTGcggcataaaattaaggaaacaatAAGAGAGATAAACCAAAACCAATGAATCGATTATACCTAACACCCAACATAATTGAGGAGAATATGGAAGAATAAAAATCACGGTGCAAGCTCCCGTAGGTGAAGActgaaatagaagaaaaaattaGGGGGGAAAAAACAACAGTAATCCCCTTCACTAACTTAACCAAAACcttgaaaaaaatatttaatcaaaaagaaaaaagttttaaTCAATGAATTCATATTGTAAAATCAAAAATGGTTAATTTTATTATTCATAGATAAAAGAGAGATAGAGAATCACCTCTTTCTCCATGGATATATCGAGTTGACGATGTTCAATGAGGTTGAAGAACACTTGTCTTATCTTCGGTGAAATAACATTGCCTACAATCAGAAATTTTCTGTATTCCACTGCAATTGCGTCTGATCCCTATTTTGATAAGATGTTTATGTTAGAGTCTTAGCGATTCATTGTATGAAGTGTTGATTTTTTGAGAACCATAAGAAAATATGATGAATCGATTGGGAACCGTTCAATTGACATAATGAAATTCTCTGCAACTCTGGTGAAGAAACTAAATGGTCTCGCCTccctgtctttttttttttttctctcgttTCCAATCTTTTAACTTAACTATGTTTTCCGTTTGCTTAATGGGGAGTGGAAACATCACATTAACCACGTGTATGGAGCATGCTACGATATCACCTCTCAGCCCTAgatttatctttgccaaggacagatcctgaccactctttacataggccaAGTTATCCAaagtgtgttatgtattcttgaTTATCTATTAATTAATGTTGGAAAACTAAATCAAAATTTTCGTAtatttatgaatttttttttaactagTACCGTATAACATTTAGGTCTTAGGTTATATCGGTGGGCTTAATCTTAATTTGGCATATTATTTAGGTTAAGTTAATTTCAAATTTGAAactaaaagaaacctaaaacaagatACTTGAAGGAACATAACCCTAAAGGAATCAAATTGGAATTCAAAAGTCACGCCCCTTGAGAAATCCCTGAAGTATCATGATTCTTCATTAAAGAGGTACTTGAAGCATCATGAATCTTAATTGAAGAGGTACTAGTAAATTTTATAAATACTGCACACACTTAGAAAAGAATATAAATTAGAAATCTAATTATCATTCTACTGCATTCTAAAGTCATCAATTAAGTTTGTATTAAAGAGAGAGTTCGTCACTCTAAGTTTTGGTTCGTCAGTTTTTCGAAGTTTGTAGGGATAATACGTCAAGAAGAAAGGTGTTGTATCATGACAGAAATTGATAGTCCGTAAGCACCAGTGCGGGGTGAATCTGTCTTAAGGCTTGAGGATATAATTCTTGCCTCGACTTTAATTTAGTCTAATTGGGCTTGCATTTCACTTCTTCTCTGATTGTTTTATTGCAGAACACAAGATTGCTAACAATTAGTGTATATAAATGGTTGATTCCATGGAATACATTTTATAAATAATTGAGAAAAGACAAGGTGGAACAAACAGGACTTCAATGATAGATCAGCACCAAAATTTACTTTGCCATAACAATTAAAACGTCTTCCAAATCAGATTTATCATTGATCACAACCTTAATTTACATCGACTTTAGATCCCTAATTGACTAGGTGCAAATAAAGAACGATGAAGGATTCATGGAGAgacaaaagagagaaaaaaaaagtgagtTATTTAGTTGGAACCGATTTAATTGTGGGCATCGGGCCACCAGGATGACGTATTTAAGCATTAAATGGTCTCAACCATTCTTGTGTCACTACACAACGGCTGTGTTGAGACTGTCAAACCCTGTCCGTTGATACTCAAGGAAAGTCCTGGATAACGAGTTTTCAGTATCATTTTTTATATCAAATTATATGCTTAGCGAATCCTAAAAAATTGCATAATCTCTAATTGTTATGTTAGACTTATTAGTCTAGTACATGGATGTGTGTTATGTTAATTGCATACTATGAATGAAATTGGTTATGATTTGGAAtacttttgtatttgttaatatCAGAAATattcatttattgcatatcttaagtgctagagcactgctcggtcgaactcgggaGTTTTGCTATTTCATGCttattgtcaatgttagatgcacaaaactatattttGAATTATAGTATACtcaagtcaagtctcggactatggtatttgagtatcagacattactgaataaccctcgaagattgaagactgaagaacagacaaagacatttggagaacttcattgacaaagaggtatgtgaagactgaatcatcctatttactcattgcatttaccattctatcttatgagactatgtcttatgattttagtagatttgatATTGCAATGAAGAAATTTCGTTCAAGCTTGTCCCgataaatctctcgaaatatgattcaagcaatggatgttcatataTCCTTAATAAtcttggttaagaaaaatttattattcatgaactatattcgtttcaagttgatcatttggaaatttcctatGAATTATATTTATAATCTATGGCAATTGTGAATGTTTCGAAAGGGATTTTTAGAACTTACGGAAATTCTGGACACATggtaggtatgcgtacctagtaatCTGAATTCAGCAAGAGGGTAAGTACGCATATCATATAGGTTTGAGTTTGTTAATGTGAGGGAAGTACGCATATACATTATGCGTACCCCTGGAATCTGAGTTCGTGAATGGCTAAGGATACACATACCCGATACGCGTACCCCAACAACTTGAGTTCACGATCTGGTcaataggtatgcgtacctgataagtgcataattattacatatttactactcaaatttacatttatttagttttttattttatatatatttaatgGTTTTTGTTTAGTTTGCAGTTTTTATAAAATAAAGCTCGATGAACCAAAATGCAGAATTATGCTCGTGGGCTAAGCCCAAAAGGAAACATGAAGAATTATTGGGACAATTATTTGGATATTGTAGGTGTAGTAAGCGTGTCATTGATTATGTAGAAGTGTGCCGCCGCGTGTGTAGAAGTGTGGAGACCATGTGCAAGATATTTATTACAAAAAAGGATATTTGAAGATATTGATTATTGaggaaaatatttgtttatgaatGTGGATTGATAGAATATGTGAAGTTTTgggaaagaatattattctttgtggttgtgttgatggtgaatttttagcttagggttaaatcgtaaaaccttgcatctgacgtcactctgcaaggaaacggtgttgTGAGTGCTAAgctctccaccagcatatttattgagccattcaatatatttacatgaaatttatccagactggcgaatgtagcaaccatcccaaacattctgtaaatttcggcacctcgccaatacaagactcactgagtactttcctatgctatgttccccggcagaacccttaatatcggtatggcatgacggatttgtgttgactcgcagcggagtagcatgaacctccaagtaccaaaattaaggccatcgcacgaaatgctcagacggaaagcatactgcattctgtagataaggatttttgtggcaccacacaaaatccagccaattattgtggtaactcacaaaaaactcataaacccgactaatttgcaaaattagggtttcacgcctcgcgcagtacactagaccccgttggtcgaaaaactatggtTAGCCAAACTAGGCTATTAAATCCGCCacggcgcactggaagtgtggccacgccctagcttcgCCGGCcacatttcccatcgaccaatcaggtcgctttaaatccactacactcacacagaagtgtagccacgcccatgcctggccgtccctcttacattaaccaatcaggttactttaaactcgccatagtgttgaaaagaaggaaatcgCGCCAAATGgacgcaaagccaattggcttcccaaaaaacgcaccagcatgccaagcaacatgccaaacgcacataccaggcacacatgccagatgcaAATGCCAAATGCGCCAAACATGTCCACTCACCCCGTGCGACATGacatataggctaattagggtttcgacaaaccaaaccctaatttaggcaagactTCCATACCAACGTGACAAAATTTCAGTGGCTATGGCTACGCGCGCAACCGTGTTaaaggcatgcacgagctatgctATCCATGCCGCAATACCGCTAGCACAATTT encodes:
- the LOC113346939 gene encoding uncharacterized protein LOC113346939 isoform X3 is translated as MEKEASEISSVIITRRIQPSTQYETLGGAESHDEVWDGQLKNTKCIKLIFQNFCFQFMNLRTHLKLGKYKGSIRLRTHHLAILTLNCTQKNAQKLWRNSPLAAVMVIIEII
- the LOC113346939 gene encoding uncharacterized protein LOC113346939 isoform X1, which gives rise to MEKEASEISSVIITRRIQPSTQYETLGGAESHDEVWDGQLKNTKCIKLIFQNFCFQFMNLRTHLKLGKYKGNLILSTRLLSDFDLSSGNIFSATKKMATSKSILEIALWTLYLLICVFQKIFHELLTLCQFLHLCRIYQVEIGLINLLENITHTSLGDINIKLYPEKCSKTMEKLTTGCSNGYY
- the LOC113346939 gene encoding uncharacterized protein LOC113346939 isoform X2: MEKEASEISSVIITRRIQPSTQYETLGGAESHDEVWDGQLKNTKCIKLIFQNFCFQFMNLRTHLKLGKYKGNLILSTRLLSDFDLSSGNIFSATKKMATSKSILEIALWTLYLLICVFQKIFHELLTLCQFLHLCRIYQITHTSLGDINIKLYPEKCSKTMEKLTTGCSNGYY